The genome window GCAGCGACCGCTTTGGCGTCGAGCTGGGCGGTGCGCTGAAAAACGTCTACGCGATCATCGCCGGCATGGCCGTGGCGCTGGGCATGGGCGAAAACACCAAAAGCATGTTGATCACCCGCGCCCTGGCCGAGATGACCCGCTTTGCGGTGAACCAGGGCGCCAACCCGATGACGTTCCTCGGGCTGGCGGGCGTGGGCGACCTGATCGTCACGTGCTCCTCGCCGAAAAGTCGCAACTATCAAGTCGGGTTCGCCCTGGGCCAGGGCCTGAGCCTGGAAGATGCAGTTACGCGCCTGGGCGAAGTGGCCGAGGGCGTCAATACGCTCAAGGTGCTCAAGGCCAAGGCCCAGGAAGTTGGCGTATATATGCCGTTGGTCGCCGGGCTGCATGCGATCCTGTTTGAAGGGCGCACCTTGAATCAGGTCATCGAGTTGCTGATGCGCGCCGAGCCCAAGACCGATGTCGACTTTATTTCCACCAGTGGTTTCAACTGAGGAACGCGTCATGAACGATCCGAAAGCAGCCCCCAAGTACGAATCCATTGCCCTGCGCATCCTGTGGATGCTGGTGTTTGCCCTGGTGTGGCAAGTGGCGCAGTTCCTGCTCGGCGCGCTGGTGGTGGTGCAACTGATCTACCGCCTGGTCTACGGCGCCCCGAACCTGGGCCTGATGAACTTCGGCGACAGCCTCAGCCAGTTCCTTGCGCAGATCGGCCGTTTCGGCAGCTTCCACACTGAGCAAAAGCCGTGGCCGTTCGCCGACTGGCCGACCCCGCGCGCGCCCGAGGGCGAAGCCGCCCACAGCGTGCCGCCGGCACCGCACCCGGCGCGTGATGAAGAGCCGAAACTGTGAAGTTGTGGATACTGCGCCACGGCGAGGCCGAAGGGCATGCGCGCACCGATGCCGAACGCAACCTCACCGAGCATGGCCGTGGCGAAGTGTTGCGCAGTGCTGCGCACCTGATCGGTCAGCCCCTCAGCGCGATCATCGCCAGCCCTTACGTACGGGCGCAGCAGACCGCGCACCTGGTGCGTGATGCGTTGGGCTTCGAGCCGGAGATCCGTACGGTGCCGTGGCTGACACCCGATGGCAACCCGTTGCAGGTGCTGGAAAAGCTCGACACCGACGACAATGTGCTGCTGGTCAGCCATCAGCCCCTGGTGGGCAGCCTGATCAGCTTTCTGCAGCACGGCCACCAGCGCCTGCCGCAGCCGATGCACACCGCCAGCCTGGCGGAACTGGAGGGGGATTTCCCGCTGGCGGGGCTGATGAGCCTGGTCAGCGTGAAGAATCCGTAGGCGTTATCGCGGCTTTGTGTGTGCTATATAGTCAACCAAGCAAGTGCTTGGTTGGCTATCGTCGGACCACAAAGGAGCGCGTCCCATGCCCGTCGCATTTCGATTGCCGTTGCAGGTGTTTTTCGAACGTGAAGCGCGGCACCCGCGCCAGACTTTTCTGGTGCAGCCCATTGGCGGCGGCGAGGTGCAACGCCTCACTTGGGGCGAAGCCGGCCATCAGGCCCGTTGCGCCGCGCACTGGCTGCGTGCCCGCGAGCTGCCCCCTGGCTCGCACATTGCCCTGATCTCGAAAAACTGCGCGCACTGGATCATTGCCGACCTGGCGATCTGGATGGCCGGGCATGTCTCGGTGCCGCTGTATCCCAACCTCACTGCCGACTCCGTGGCCCATGTGCTCAGCCATTCCGAGGCGGCGCTGACGTTTATCGGCAAGCTCGACGACTGGCCCGCCATGGCGCCCGGCGTGCCGTCCAATGTCCCGACCATCAGCTTGCCGCTGTGCCCAACTGGCGCGTTCGATTTCAGATGGGCCGACCTGCAGGCCTGCTCGCCGATCCAGGATGACCCGCTGCCGTCCGCTACGGACCTGGCCACCATTATCTATACCTCCGGCACCACCGGCCTGCCCAAGGGCGTGATGCACAGCTTCGGCGCGCTGGGGTTTGCCGCCACCCGTGGCACCGAATTGTTCGGGCTGGGGGAGGGCGACCGCCTGCTCTCGTACCTCCCGCTATGTCATGTAGCCGAGCGTATGTTCGTGGAAATGGCGGCGATCTACACCGGGCAGACGGTGTTTTTCGCCGAAAGCCTGGAGACATTTCTGACCGATCTGCGCAGGGCGCGGCCGACCGCGCTGTTTGGCGTACCGCGTATCTGGACCAAATTCCAGATGGGCGTCTACGCTAAAATCCCGGAAAAACGCCTGGACACCCTGTTGCGCCTGCCCTTCATCGGCAAGCGTGTAGGCCGCAAGGTGCTCGCCGGCCTGGGCCTGGATGCGTTGCGTATCGCGCTGTCCGGGGCGGCGCCGGTGCCCGAGGCGCTGCTGCGCTGGTATCGACGCCTGGGCCTGGACGTGCTTGAGGTGTATGGCATGACCGAGAGTTGCGGTTACTCCCATGTGTGTCGCCCCGGCCAGCAGTCCCTCGGCTGGATCGGCCTGCCGTGCCCCGGTGTTGAAGTGCGCATCGACCCGGCGGGCGAGGTGCAGGTGCGCAGCGGTGCAACCATGCTCGGCTACTACAAGGACCCGCAGAAAACCGCCGAGACGATCACCGCCGACGGCTTCCTGCGCACCGGTGACAAGGGCGAGCAGGCTGCCGACGGCCGGCTGCGCCTGACCGGGCGGCTCAAGGAGATCTTCAAGACCAGCAAAGGCAAGTACGTGGCCCCGGCGCCGATTGAGAACCGCCTGGCCGAACATGCGCGCATCGAACAGGTGTGCGTGGTGGGCGATGGCCTGACCGCACCGATGGGGTTGTGCGTGTTGTCGGCAATCAGCGAGGACCCGCATGCGCTGCGCAGCAGCCTTGAACGCTGGCTGGAGC of Pseudomonas azotoformans contains these proteins:
- a CDS encoding DUF4389 domain-containing protein, which encodes MNDPKAAPKYESIALRILWMLVFALVWQVAQFLLGALVVVQLIYRLVYGAPNLGLMNFGDSLSQFLAQIGRFGSFHTEQKPWPFADWPTPRAPEGEAAHSVPPAPHPARDEEPKL
- the sixA gene encoding phosphohistidine phosphatase SixA; amino-acid sequence: MKLWILRHGEAEGHARTDAERNLTEHGRGEVLRSAAHLIGQPLSAIIASPYVRAQQTAHLVRDALGFEPEIRTVPWLTPDGNPLQVLEKLDTDDNVLLVSHQPLVGSLISFLQHGHQRLPQPMHTASLAELEGDFPLAGLMSLVSVKNP
- a CDS encoding AMP-binding protein, giving the protein MPVAFRLPLQVFFEREARHPRQTFLVQPIGGGEVQRLTWGEAGHQARCAAHWLRARELPPGSHIALISKNCAHWIIADLAIWMAGHVSVPLYPNLTADSVAHVLSHSEAALTFIGKLDDWPAMAPGVPSNVPTISLPLCPTGAFDFRWADLQACSPIQDDPLPSATDLATIIYTSGTTGLPKGVMHSFGALGFAATRGTELFGLGEGDRLLSYLPLCHVAERMFVEMAAIYTGQTVFFAESLETFLTDLRRARPTALFGVPRIWTKFQMGVYAKIPEKRLDTLLRLPFIGKRVGRKVLAGLGLDALRIALSGAAPVPEALLRWYRRLGLDVLEVYGMTESCGYSHVCRPGQQSLGWIGLPCPGVEVRIDPAGEVQVRSGATMLGYYKDPQKTAETITADGFLRTGDKGEQAADGRLRLTGRLKEIFKTSKGKYVAPAPIENRLAEHARIEQVCVVGDGLTAPMGLCVLSAISEDPHALRSSLERWLEQVNQALDKHERLRQLVVVKDNWAVENGFLTPTLKIKRNVIESTYGEHFQRWSERSETVLWQD